The window GACAGTCGGTCCTTGCGGTCGAGCAGCGACCGCACGAACCGGGTCAGGTGCAGGTGGCAAGTGATCCGCATGAGCCGGTCGAACTCGGACTCGCCGTCGAGCAGTTCGACCTCGGCGACCGCGGCGGAGTACTGGTCGGCGGTGTAGGTGCCCACGTCCAACCGTTCGCGCAGTCCCGGTTCGACGTGGTCGGTGCGGCCCGCGAGGCTCAGCGGCGGGATGACCGTCATCCACGGGAAGGTGCCGGACCGCAGCACCTGCTCGTGGAAGAACCACGGGTATCCGCCGAACACCTCATCGGCCGACTCACCCGACAGCGCCACCGTCGAGTGCTCGCGGATCGCTTTGAAGAGCAGGTACAGCGAGTTGTCGAGGTCGCCGAACCCGTTGGGGATGTCGCGGGCCGCAACCGCCGCGCGCCGCACCGCGGGGTCGGAGAGGTCGGCCGGGTCGAGCATCACGTTGTGGTGCTCGGAGTTCACGTGCTGCGCCACATCGCGGACGAACGGCGAGTCGGGCGTATCGCGCATCTCGTCGGGGACGAAGTTCTCCTCCTGGCCGATGAAGTCGACCGAGAACGACCGCACCCGCTCGCCTTTGACGGCCATCCGGTCGGCGGCGAGCGCGGTGATCGCGCTGGAGTCGAGCCCGCCGGAGAGCAGCACGCAACGGGGCACGTCGGAGATCATCTGCCGTTCGACGACGCCGGTGAGAAGCATACGCACGCGGGCGACGGTGTCCTCGCGGCTGTCGGTGTGCTCCTGCGCGCGCAGCCGCCAGTAGGTGCGTTCCCGCACCCCGCCGCGGTCCACGGTGATCAGGGTGCCGGGGAGCATCTCCCGCATCCCCTTGAACAGCGCCCAGCCCGGCGCCTTGGTCTGCGCGAACAGCTCCCGAAGGCCGTCGGTGTCGACTGCCTTGCGCACCCGCGGGTTGGCCAGGATCGCCTTCGGCTCGGAGCCGAACAGCACGCCGTCGGGGGTCGGGTAGTAGAACAGCGGCTTGACGCCCATGCGGTCGCGGACCAGGACCAGCTTCTGGTCGCGCCCGTCCCAGATCGCGAAGGCGTACATGCCGTCGAGGTGGTCGACGACGCTCTCGCCCCACTGCAGGTAGGCGCGCAGGACGACCTCGGTGTCGCTGTCGGTCCGGAACGTGTGCCCCTTGCCCTTGAGGCGCTCGCGCAGCTCCTGGAAGTTGTAGGCCTCACCGGAGTAGACCAGGACGACGTCGCCCGCCGGGGTGGTGACGGTCATCGGCTGCGCGCCGCCCGGCAGGTCGATGACCGAGAGCCGGCGGTGGCCGAGTCCGACGTGGGTGCGCAGGTAGGTGCCGCGCGCATCCGGGCCGCGACACGACATCGTCTCGGTCATCGCATCGAGCGCGTCGCCTTGGCGCGTCAGGTCGGCGTCGAACGCCACCCAGCCCGCGATCCCGCACATACGCACAACCCCATTCCCCGTAAATGGATTAACAATGCAGTCAAATGGCGCATTTACTGCCGTCGTCATACTATCCAGCGCCACCTCTGGGGGACAATATTCGTTCCACCCATGTCCGCGTGGGTTTCTCACATCGATAACGGCCCCATGCCGCCTACCTGGGCAAACAGGTTCAGTTCGTCCATTTTGCACGTTGTCGCGAAAGTCGCACCGTTTATCGGTAAAAACGCGAGCATATTTATCCGACGCGCGGTTGAATGCCGGTCACGAGAGCTGGCGCAGGCGCAGTTCCTGGTCCGCGGCGAGGTCGAGCAAGTCGGCGTCGTGGCTGATGAGCACGACGACCGCGCCGCCGGTGGCGACATCGCGCATCGTCCGCGTCATCGACCGCAGGTGGCGGCGGTCGACTCCGGAGCTGGGCTCGTCGAAGATGACGACCCGGCGCCCGCTCAGCCGGGCCGTGGCGACGACGAGGCGCTGCTGCTGTCCCCCTGACAGCGCCAGCGGGTGCCGGTCTCCGCAGTGGTCGAGGTCGAGGTCGGCGAGCACCCTCGCGGCGTGGTCGGCCTGTTCGGGGGTCATGCCGAGGCGCAGTTCGGCGTCCACGCTGTCGGTGAACAACTGCCGCTGCACGTCCTGCATGACGATCGCGGTCTCCCGCTGGCGTTGCGCGCGCGAGCGGGGACGGCCGTCGAGCAGCACTTGGCCGCGGTGGCGCTGCAGGCCCGCGAGAATCCGGGCCAGGGTGCTTTTGCCCGCGCCGTTGGGGCCGGTGACCGCGGTGATCCGGCCCGCGGGCAGGTGCGCCTCCTCGAGGTCGAGGACGCGGCGGCCGCGGAAGCCGCACTGAACGCCGCGCAGCACGAGGCCCGAGCCTGCCACCGCGGACACGTCGGTCGGTTCGGGGTCGGCGGTGTCGACGCTGGGGCCGTGCGCCGCCGCCGTCGCGACCGCGACCCGCACCGGGGCCGCAAGGCCGCGCAGGCCTTCCGCGCGCATCGTCTCGTCGGTCAGCTTCGCGATCTCCGGCCGAGTCCACTGCCTGGTGACCCGGCCACCGTGCAGGATGACGATCCGGTCGGCGAGGTCACGCAGATAGTGCAGGCGGTGTTCGGCGATGACCAGGGTCATCCCCAGGTCCCGCAGGTGCCGCAGGACCCTGGTGAAATCGTCGACAGCCCGCGCGGACAGGTTGGAAGTCGGTTCGTCGAAAAGCAGGATGGGCGGATCGTGCGTGATCGCCGCCGCGCACGCCACCCGCTGCTGCTGGCCGCCCGACAGCTCCCGCAGCCTGCCGGTGAGCTCGTCGAGCCCGAAGTCGGCGGACACCTCGGCCACCCGTTCGCGGATCCGCTCGGACGGGGCACCGAAGTTCTCCAGCGCGAACGCGAGTTCGGTGTCGACGGCGTCGGTGAAGAACTGGCGGCGGGGATGCTGCAGCACGGTCCCGGTCACCCGTCCGACCTGCGCGAGGTCGGTGATCGTCGCCCCGTCGACGCGGACCTCACCCTCCAGCTTTCCCTCGTGGAACAAGGGAATCAGGCCGTTCATCAGACGCAGCGCGGAGCTCTTGCCCGATCCGCTCGGCCCGCACAGGACCACGGTCTCACCGCGCCCGACGCGCAGGTCGAGCCCATCGAGCGCGGCGGCGTCACCGCCCTGGTAGGTCCACCGGACGCCCGACAACTCGATCACAGCGCGCCTTTCCACAGCATGGTGGCCGCGACCAGCACCGCGACCAAGGCCACGACAGCCAAGTCGACGCGGCCGA is drawn from Actinokineospora alba and contains these coding sequences:
- a CDS encoding ABC transporter ATP-binding protein, encoding MIELSGVRWTYQGGDAAALDGLDLRVGRGETVVLCGPSGSGKSSALRLMNGLIPLFHEGKLEGEVRVDGATITDLAQVGRVTGTVLQHPRRQFFTDAVDTELAFALENFGAPSERIRERVAEVSADFGLDELTGRLRELSGGQQQRVACAAAITHDPPILLFDEPTSNLSARAVDDFTRVLRHLRDLGMTLVIAEHRLHYLRDLADRIVILHGGRVTRQWTRPEIAKLTDETMRAEGLRGLAAPVRVAVATAAAHGPSVDTADPEPTDVSAVAGSGLVLRGVQCGFRGRRVLDLEEAHLPAGRITAVTGPNGAGKSTLARILAGLQRHRGQVLLDGRPRSRAQRQRETAIVMQDVQRQLFTDSVDAELRLGMTPEQADHAARVLADLDLDHCGDRHPLALSGGQQQRLVVATARLSGRRVVIFDEPSSGVDRRHLRSMTRTMRDVATGGAVVVLISHDADLLDLAADQELRLRQLS
- the asnB gene encoding asparagine synthase (glutamine-hydrolyzing) produces the protein MCGIAGWVAFDADLTRQGDALDAMTETMSCRGPDARGTYLRTHVGLGHRRLSVIDLPGGAQPMTVTTPAGDVVLVYSGEAYNFQELRERLKGKGHTFRTDSDTEVVLRAYLQWGESVVDHLDGMYAFAIWDGRDQKLVLVRDRMGVKPLFYYPTPDGVLFGSEPKAILANPRVRKAVDTDGLRELFAQTKAPGWALFKGMREMLPGTLITVDRGGVRERTYWRLRAQEHTDSREDTVARVRMLLTGVVERQMISDVPRCVLLSGGLDSSAITALAADRMAVKGERVRSFSVDFIGQEENFVPDEMRDTPDSPFVRDVAQHVNSEHHNVMLDPADLSDPAVRRAAVAARDIPNGFGDLDNSLYLLFKAIREHSTVALSGESADEVFGGYPWFFHEQVLRSGTFPWMTVIPPLSLAGRTDHVEPGLRERLDVGTYTADQYSAAVAEVELLDGESEFDRLMRITCHLHLTRFVRSLLDRKDRLSMAVGLEVRVPFCNHELVEYVYNTPWAMKTFDGREKSLLRHAAAPVLPRSVVDRVKSPYPSPQNPGYAARLQEQVKELLADPGAPLFAIIDSGWAKQTAETDPAGMSLAVRGGLERVLDVAAWLDLHSPELDLD